A region from the Candidatus Electrothrix scaldis genome encodes:
- a CDS encoding formylglycine-generating enzyme family protein → MGSIGSQERLQIRRDDLQAHWDLQRQKLSALEREKILETRVEEEMRLEGKIKRIKDQLQSLEEELVLVERELQSAQSALTPDQAQADAGLDISPSPAMPSPAMPSPGMPGQTHIVNQGSIGVNIGQSSAPVHIHMPSVPGMEKASQPILPYEPEMIEIPEGPFLMGSQPEEGYPEHERPQHSVHLPAFFISTTPITNAQYEHFVRQSGHDAPKGWLLRKPPSEKHDHPVTQVNWHDAAAYCAWLYGQSGRAYRLPTEAEWEKAARFSDARLYPWGNEWQVHCCNYGAEDTSPVDAFPQGASAYGCLDMLGNVREWTSTIWGSSPTQADFFYPFQQDGRDATSFPGAGSVFRIHRGGSFRDTPIHLRCSARGFSPESSKVAWCGFRVVMVKE, encoded by the coding sequence ATGGGAAGTATAGGAAGTCAGGAACGTCTTCAAATACGCAGGGATGATCTGCAGGCACACTGGGATTTACAACGTCAAAAGCTCTCAGCTCTCGAACGGGAGAAGATCCTGGAAACCCGTGTTGAGGAGGAGATGCGCCTTGAGGGAAAAATTAAGCGAATCAAAGACCAGCTCCAGTCTCTTGAAGAAGAACTGGTGCTTGTAGAAAGGGAGTTACAGAGTGCGCAGAGCGCTCTTACTCCTGATCAGGCACAGGCAGACGCAGGGCTTGATATATCTCCATCTCCAGCTATGCCATCTCCAGCTATGCCGTCACCTGGGATGCCTGGACAAACACATATCGTCAATCAAGGCAGCATAGGGGTAAATATCGGTCAATCCAGTGCCCCGGTCCATATTCATATGCCCAGTGTACCCGGTATGGAGAAGGCGTCGCAACCAATTCTCCCCTATGAACCGGAGATGATTGAGATACCAGAGGGCCCTTTTCTCATGGGCAGTCAGCCAGAAGAAGGGTATCCGGAACATGAAAGACCTCAGCACTCTGTTCACTTACCTGCTTTTTTTATCAGTACAACACCCATCACCAATGCGCAGTATGAGCACTTTGTCCGGCAAAGTGGGCATGATGCCCCAAAGGGCTGGCTCTTGCGCAAGCCTCCGTCAGAGAAACATGACCATCCCGTAACCCAGGTCAACTGGCACGATGCTGCTGCATATTGCGCATGGCTCTACGGACAGAGCGGGCGGGCCTATCGGCTGCCAACAGAAGCAGAGTGGGAAAAAGCAGCCCGTTTTTCCGATGCCAGACTCTATCCCTGGGGCAACGAGTGGCAGGTCCATTGCTGCAATTACGGTGCAGAGGATACCTCGCCGGTCGATGCTTTTCCACAGGGCGCGAGTGCCTATGGCTGCCTGGATATGCTCGGCAATGTGCGGGAGTGGACCTCCACCATCTGGGGCTCCAGCCCTACGCAGGCGGATTTTTTCTATCCTTTTCAGCAAGACGGCAGAGACGCGACGTCGTTCCCCGGAGCCGGATCAGTCTTTCGTATTCATCGGGGAGGCAGTTTTCGGGATACTCCTATACATCTTCGTTGTTCTGCACGCGGCTTTTCTCCAGAGAGCAGTAAGGTCGCTTGGTGCGGGTTTCGTGTCGTTATGGTGAAAGAATAA
- a CDS encoding SIR2 family protein, which yields MPRIKLDAQQTVRSSDWRQVVLDQLRSGKALPIVSNNFHDDLLLCGHKQLVRDYANHYKIPENSGYDLPAAVQYNTVMREVAGAADIIRREYLDFVKSRLMDRAEEENTDGSLTDLLEDQESQFDEHDFSTLSANLGYPRFDVPEKDPLLILAGFDLPIYLTTSYHSFLEQALRKAGKQPHTMICSWHSRIPGDNDPLATDYRPSVQEPLVCHLHGLDTCPESLVLSEDDHLSFLVNVSRDRHLIPNRLRQALNDSSLLLLGYDLIAWDFRTLFYSLIKKRSYRLQSVCVLQLHPSAEEQAYLNRYMDEVDFKVFWGDTTAYLQQLFAGLRG from the coding sequence ATGCCGAGAATAAAATTAGATGCCCAGCAAACTGTCCGTTCCAGTGATTGGCGCCAAGTCGTTCTGGATCAGTTGCGCAGCGGCAAGGCCTTGCCTATTGTCAGTAATAATTTTCACGATGATCTGCTCTTGTGTGGTCATAAACAGTTGGTGCGGGATTATGCCAATCATTACAAGATTCCTGAGAATTCCGGTTATGATCTTCCTGCCGCAGTGCAGTACAATACGGTGATGCGGGAGGTTGCAGGGGCGGCTGATATCATCCGACGGGAGTATCTTGATTTTGTCAAGAGCCGTCTCATGGACAGAGCAGAGGAGGAAAATACTGATGGCAGTCTGACAGACCTGCTGGAGGATCAGGAAAGTCAGTTTGATGAACATGACTTTTCCACCTTGTCCGCTAATCTTGGATATCCGCGTTTTGATGTGCCGGAGAAAGATCCTTTGCTCATTCTTGCTGGGTTTGACCTGCCCATCTATCTGACCACCTCCTATCATAGTTTTTTGGAGCAGGCTCTGCGTAAAGCAGGAAAGCAACCCCATACCATGATCTGTAGCTGGCATTCCAGGATTCCTGGAGATAATGATCCCTTGGCCACAGACTACCGACCCTCGGTGCAGGAACCTCTGGTCTGCCATCTCCACGGTTTGGATACCTGTCCAGAGTCTTTGGTCCTCAGTGAGGATGATCATCTCTCCTTTCTGGTGAATGTTTCCCGTGATCGCCATCTGATTCCTAATCGTCTGCGTCAGGCCCTGAATGACTCCTCCCTGCTTCTGCTTGGCTATGATTTGATTGCCTGGGATTTTCGTACTCTGTTCTATAGCCTGATAAAAAAACGTTCTTATCGCCTCCAAAGCGTCTGCGTGCTCCAGCTTCATCCCTCAGCAGAGGAACAGGCCTACCTGAATCGTTACATGGATGAGGTGGATTTTAAGGTCTTTTGGGGCGATACCACAGCATATCTGCAACAGCTTTTTGCCGGGTTGCGGGGCTAG